The genomic interval ATTAGATGAACCAAATACTGAAGTGATGAGTTTTTTCATCATTTGCAAATCCTTTAGTAACTTCCTTTCATATAAAAAATTATTCATATTCATATTAGTCCTTAAGAAATCATAATCATGACTATTTAGTGCAGATATTTCTTTAGTTATTCGATGATGAATAGATCTCGGTGCTACATTTATTCACCTGCACCTACTTTATTATTGAATGTAAAAAGAAGACATCACACCATATCGTCTCGAGTGACACACACCATAGTGAATCATTGCAATTCGCTAAGCAAAATTACCGCATATTTTTATTTATGGATATACAGTATAAATGATGATGGATATTTACTCGTGGAACTCATCTGACGGTCAATTATTACTCTTCAAGTTTGATCTCATTTACATACAGGGTTAGTGAGAATTATTTATGGATATGAAACTTGAATTGGTTGCGATTCCGGTAACAGATGTGGAACGTGCAATTGTTTTTTATAAAGACAAAATAGGTTTTAATTTGGATCACGACCATACCGTCAACGAGAAATTGCGTTTTATTCAAATGACGCCTCCTGGTTCTGCTTGTTCAATTTGTTTTGGGATAGGTATTACCGATGAGATGAAACCTGGCTGCATCAAAGGGCTACAAATGGTAGTCAAGGATGCAAAGGCTGCCCATGACGAACTTAAAGAACGTGGGGTGAATGTTACTGATGTCGAAGTACAAGCATGGGGCAAGTTAGTTCATTTTGAGGACCCAGATGGTAACTCTTGGACACTACAGGAATTACCAACTCGCAGCTAACTTATCGGTTATAGCAAAGGAAAATTCAACTGGTCAACTCAAATTCTTGTAAAATTGTGTTTATTTGATCCAATTGATAATAGTCACAAATAGGAAATAATGAGAGTTAATTTTATCCTCTCGCTACTTTGTATATTATACCTCAGCTGACTAAAGCGGAGCACGAAGGCAAAAATTTGTTGA from Candidatus Nitrosocosmicus hydrocola carries:
- a CDS encoding VOC family protein, translated to MDMKLELVAIPVTDVERAIVFYKDKIGFNLDHDHTVNEKLRFIQMTPPGSACSICFGIGITDEMKPGCIKGLQMVVKDAKAAHDELKERGVNVTDVEVQAWGKLVHFEDPDGNSWTLQELPTRS